GGATCCTCACCTTGCTGTTTGGTGGCCGCGACGGGGACGGGTCATGAGCGTCAGTGAGAAACAGAGCTCGGTGACCCGCCGTTATTTCTGGCGCACCTTTGTGGCGATGATCGTCTTTACCGCGATCCTGGTCGCCATCGACAAGACGCTGAACCCGTCCCTCAATGGGTGGGACGCGATCTCGGCCTGGCCCCTGGTCGCGCTGACCTGCCTGCCCCTTCTGGTCTATGGTTATGAGGTGGTGCGCTATGTCCGCTCGATCGACGAGATGCTGGCACGCATGCAAGTGCGGGCTGCCGCCGTTGCGACCCTGGCCATGTTGCTCGCCAGCGCGATCTTTGGTGTCGCCGAGATCTACGGGGTCATGGAACCGCTCAACATGACCATGTTGCTGCCCATCGCTGCTGTGGCCCACAGCGTCGCGTCGATGGTTCAGCAGGTGCAGGTCCGATGAAGAACCAGCTGCGCGAACTTCGCGGCGAGAAAGGATGGAGCCAGCAGGCGTTGGCCGACCATCTCGACGTCTCTCGCCAGACGGTCAACGCGCTCGAGACCGGCAAGT
The window above is part of the Maricaulis maris MCS10 genome. Proteins encoded here:
- a CDS encoding helix-turn-helix transcriptional regulator → MKNQLRELRGEKGWSQQALADHLDVSRQTVNALETGKYDPSLPLAFKLARLFGEPIESIFDDEWAGDG